A single window of Rubripirellula lacrimiformis DNA harbors:
- the argJ gene encoding bifunctional glutamate N-acetyltransferase/amino-acid acetyltransferase ArgJ: MDHSEDHLPAGFRYSGVTCGIKASGKSDLALIVADHPVTAAGVYTLNQVVAAPVVLSRSRTPSSTLRAVVTNSGNANACTGDAGMDDAKSMCQMVADQIGCSQEDVLVMSTGVIGRPLPMDKITAGIGQAAKELSAESPAFVRAAEAIRTTDAERKTVTRTIQIGDREIRFAAMAKGAGMIAPNMATMLAVMLTDAPLSADSIKQVLAEAADRSFNRVSVDGHTSTNDTFLLLASGQGEPLAGDDLAQFQIQINEVAIALAKQLVEDGEGAAHTMAIRVTGAGNTHDAEVIAKTVAASPLVKTAITGGDPNWGRIVSAAGYAEAKINPAKTSLTICGQEIYRDGTPVPFDAKSLSEKMRAQKEVPLELTVGDGPGTADYWSSDLTCEYVRFNSEYTT, from the coding sequence ATGGATCATTCCGAAGATCATCTGCCAGCCGGCTTTCGCTACTCCGGCGTCACCTGTGGCATCAAAGCCAGCGGCAAATCCGACTTGGCACTGATCGTGGCGGACCACCCGGTCACCGCTGCCGGTGTGTACACCCTGAACCAAGTGGTGGCGGCTCCGGTCGTTCTGTCGCGTAGCCGAACACCGTCCAGCACACTTCGCGCCGTCGTCACCAACAGTGGCAACGCCAACGCATGCACCGGTGACGCCGGGATGGACGATGCCAAATCGATGTGTCAAATGGTCGCCGATCAGATCGGATGCAGCCAGGAAGATGTTTTGGTGATGAGCACTGGTGTGATCGGCCGCCCTTTGCCAATGGACAAAATCACCGCCGGGATCGGCCAAGCGGCTAAGGAGTTGTCCGCCGAATCACCCGCCTTCGTCCGCGCCGCCGAAGCGATCCGGACCACCGATGCCGAACGCAAAACCGTCACCCGCACGATCCAGATCGGCGATCGCGAAATTCGATTTGCCGCGATGGCCAAAGGTGCCGGGATGATCGCGCCCAACATGGCCACCATGTTGGCGGTGATGCTAACCGACGCGCCGCTTTCGGCTGATTCCATCAAGCAGGTGCTTGCCGAAGCCGCCGATCGCAGTTTCAACCGCGTCAGCGTCGATGGCCACACCAGCACCAACGACACGTTTTTGCTGCTGGCCAGCGGTCAGGGCGAACCTTTGGCCGGTGATGATTTGGCACAGTTCCAGATTCAGATCAACGAGGTCGCGATCGCGTTGGCCAAACAATTGGTCGAAGACGGCGAAGGCGCGGCCCATACGATGGCGATCCGCGTCACCGGTGCCGGCAATACCCACGACGCCGAAGTGATCGCGAAAACGGTCGCGGCCAGCCCCTTGGTCAAAACCGCGATCACCGGTGGCGATCCCAATTGGGGGCGAATCGTATCCGCCGCTGGTTATGCCGAAGCCAAGATCAACCCCGCCAAAACATCACTGACGATCTGTGGGCAAGAAATCTATCGCGATGGGACGCCGGTCCCCTTCGATGCAAAATCGCTTAGCGAAAAGATGCGTGCCCAAAAAGAAGTGCCGCTGGAACTGACCGTCGGTGATGGCCCCGGGACGGCCGACTATTGGTCCAGCGACCTGACCTGCGAATACGTGCGATTCAATTCGGAATACACCACCTAA
- a CDS encoding ABC transporter ATP-binding protein, which produces MLGPGDDPSIPDDIVRTSGLTKRYGDFDALSDCSVRVARGEVFGLLGPNGAGKTTLIRSLLGYLRPTSGTSQIDGIDPQVDGVGLRSRVAYLPGDARLPRHMRGGGVLKFFSEIHPAGNLDRSAAIAEQLELNTRTRVAFMSTGMRQKLALSVVLGLETPLLILDEPTANLDPTVRAKVLDLVVAAQQRGRTVMFSSHVLSEIEETCDRVAFLRKGRLVHQLTISDLFQRHRVTAKASPDFDPAAMTVPSDLRSKVQVSTVKRGGQPMVCIDTAGDLAPLLTWIDSLRLAGIRIEPLGLRAVYDAVHFGDAVHLGDAVSAGNAGLGEGQVGQVKQDAR; this is translated from the coding sequence ATGTTAGGCCCGGGCGATGATCCATCGATTCCAGACGATATCGTAAGGACTTCGGGGCTGACCAAGCGATATGGGGACTTTGACGCACTTTCGGATTGTTCGGTTCGCGTCGCTCGCGGCGAAGTTTTCGGACTGCTGGGCCCCAATGGTGCGGGCAAGACGACTTTGATCCGATCTCTGCTGGGGTACCTGCGGCCCACATCGGGAACCAGCCAAATCGACGGGATCGACCCGCAGGTCGATGGTGTGGGGCTTCGCAGTCGGGTGGCCTACCTGCCCGGCGATGCTCGGTTGCCACGCCACATGCGGGGCGGCGGCGTGCTGAAGTTCTTTTCCGAGATTCATCCTGCTGGCAACCTAGACCGCAGCGCCGCGATCGCCGAACAATTGGAACTCAATACCCGCACGCGAGTCGCATTCATGTCGACCGGAATGCGTCAGAAACTGGCGTTGTCGGTCGTTTTGGGACTGGAAACGCCGCTTTTGATACTGGACGAACCCACCGCCAACTTGGACCCGACAGTCCGAGCCAAGGTGTTGGATTTGGTCGTCGCCGCACAGCAGCGAGGCCGAACGGTCATGTTTTCGTCTCACGTGTTAAGCGAGATCGAAGAAACTTGTGATCGAGTCGCCTTCCTACGAAAAGGTCGGCTGGTGCATCAATTGACGATCAGCGACTTGTTCCAGCGGCATCGGGTGACGGCGAAAGCAAGCCCCGATTTCGATCCCGCGGCAATGACCGTCCCCAGCGACCTGCGGTCCAAGGTGCAGGTATCGACGGTCAAACGCGGCGGCCAACCCATGGTTTGCATCGACACGGCGGGCGACTTGGCACCTCTGTTAACTTGGATCGATTCACTACGGTTGGCAGGAATACGAATCGAACCGTTGGGGCTGCGTGCGGTTTACGACGCGGTCCATTTTGGTGACGCGGTGCACCTCGGTGACGCGGTGTCGGCGGGCAACGCGGGCCTTGGCGAGGGCCAGGTTGGCCAAGTGAAACAGGACGCACGGTGA
- a CDS encoding ABC transporter permease subunit codes for MSPLKVDQSTLDHATRSGTNMEPVTRAVDGFVNRILVRKYIGQSMPLFVACGLALFAFAWVRVWVVSLLDMGQFQTILEQFRDFEKFAPIGFDALFTYPGRVGMTYDEPIVMLCTVIWCIARGSDVISGEMGRGTLEMLLAQPIRRRTLVLSHATVSVVGLLLLCLLVWAGIGAGIMATSVEESVAPPSFRIPIFNIDVPLTVDQPETQTVPLRERVDPAMFAASTFHLFAFGFFLLGLATLFSSLDRYRWRTVGAIVGVYVIQLVMFGLGKAAESLQWMLSLSFFSCYKPQKMTEIVAKEGLAGPWSLIKTAPDVALPPLVYPLILIGLGTVFYAVAIAHFQRRDLPAPL; via the coding sequence GTGAGCCCATTGAAAGTGGATCAATCGACATTGGATCATGCAACCAGATCGGGAACGAACATGGAACCGGTGACGCGCGCCGTGGATGGGTTCGTCAATCGAATTTTGGTTCGCAAATACATCGGTCAATCAATGCCTCTGTTCGTGGCCTGCGGGTTGGCATTGTTTGCTTTCGCTTGGGTCCGCGTGTGGGTGGTGTCGCTTTTGGACATGGGCCAGTTCCAGACCATTTTGGAACAGTTTCGTGACTTCGAAAAGTTCGCGCCGATTGGGTTCGATGCGCTGTTCACCTATCCCGGTCGCGTCGGGATGACCTATGACGAACCCATCGTGATGTTGTGCACCGTCATCTGGTGCATTGCGCGTGGCAGTGACGTGATCAGCGGCGAAATGGGGCGTGGAACACTTGAAATGCTGCTGGCCCAGCCCATTCGGCGACGGACCTTAGTGCTGTCGCATGCCACGGTTTCTGTGGTGGGATTGTTGCTACTGTGTTTGCTAGTTTGGGCCGGGATTGGCGCCGGCATCATGGCCACTAGCGTCGAGGAATCCGTCGCGCCACCCAGTTTTCGGATTCCGATTTTCAACATCGATGTGCCGTTGACGGTGGATCAACCAGAAACCCAAACGGTCCCGCTTCGCGAACGAGTGGATCCGGCGATGTTTGCGGCGTCCACGTTCCATTTGTTTGCCTTTGGTTTTTTCTTGTTGGGGTTGGCGACATTGTTCAGTTCGCTGGATCGCTATCGATGGCGAACGGTGGGGGCCATTGTCGGGGTGTATGTGATCCAATTGGTGATGTTTGGCCTGGGCAAAGCGGCCGAATCATTACAGTGGATGTTGTCGCTGTCCTTTTTCAGCTGTTACAAGCCGCAAAAGATGACGGAGATCGTCGCCAAAGAAGGGTTAGCAGGCCCTTGGAGCCTGATCAAGACGGCCCCCGACGTCGCTCTGCCACCGCTGGTTTACCCCTTGATTCTGATTGGATTGGGGACCGTTTTTTACGCGGTCGCCATCGCTCATTTTCAGCGGCGGGATTTGCCAGCGCCCCTGTAG
- a CDS encoding calcium/sodium antiporter codes for MWYLVADIRSAADRAAGTNSFFSTENMLVALSILAGLVLLVVGGELLVRGAASLAAAFRISPLVIGLTVVAFGTSAPELGVSLQASFSGNGDVAVGNVLGSNIINVLLILGLAALVAPLVVSSQLIRKDVPLMIGASLVVWWMSLDGAIARWEGITLFVALLIYIGYSIASSRKESLAVQDELEEYGTSITGKKAMAVQVSLLIGGLVLLGIGSNLLVDGATTVATKIGVSKLVIGLTVVAIGTSLPEMVTSVVASYRGQRDIAVGNVVGSNLFNLLCVLGLTAAISPTPIPVSPAAIGFDIPVMVAVALICFPVFATGNLVRRWEGAMFVLYYVAYTALIVLSAKGSPLTTNLQSVIAYGVVPLTLLTFAATLFVGRRTTKTIQ; via the coding sequence GTGTGGTACCTTGTCGCCGACATCCGCAGCGCCGCCGATCGGGCAGCGGGAACGAATTCTTTTTTCTCGACTGAGAACATGTTGGTCGCACTTAGCATTCTGGCTGGTTTGGTACTGTTGGTCGTTGGCGGTGAACTGTTGGTTCGCGGTGCCGCGTCGCTAGCCGCCGCGTTCCGAATCTCTCCTCTGGTCATCGGTTTGACGGTGGTAGCGTTTGGCACCAGTGCACCGGAACTGGGGGTCAGTCTGCAGGCATCGTTCTCGGGCAACGGAGACGTTGCGGTCGGCAATGTCCTAGGCAGCAATATCATCAACGTGCTGTTGATCCTTGGACTGGCCGCGTTGGTGGCACCGTTGGTCGTGTCGAGTCAACTGATCCGCAAAGACGTACCGCTGATGATCGGTGCATCGCTGGTCGTATGGTGGATGTCCCTGGACGGTGCAATCGCTCGCTGGGAAGGGATCACGCTGTTCGTCGCCTTGTTGATTTACATCGGATACAGCATCGCCAGCAGCCGCAAAGAGAGCTTGGCGGTGCAGGATGAACTGGAAGAATACGGCACCTCCATCACCGGCAAAAAGGCCATGGCGGTCCAGGTCAGCCTGTTGATCGGCGGACTGGTACTGCTGGGGATTGGATCGAACTTGTTGGTCGATGGAGCGACGACGGTGGCGACCAAGATAGGGGTCAGCAAGCTGGTGATTGGCTTGACCGTCGTGGCGATCGGAACGTCGCTGCCCGAGATGGTGACGTCCGTGGTCGCTAGCTATCGCGGACAACGCGATATCGCCGTCGGCAATGTCGTTGGCAGCAACCTGTTCAACCTGCTTTGCGTGCTGGGGCTGACCGCAGCAATTTCGCCCACCCCGATCCCCGTGTCGCCGGCTGCGATCGGGTTCGATATCCCGGTGATGGTCGCGGTCGCATTGATTTGCTTTCCCGTTTTCGCAACGGGCAACTTGGTTCGCCGCTGGGAAGGCGCGATGTTCGTGCTGTACTACGTCGCCTATACCGCGCTGATCGTGCTGTCGGCGAAAGGGTCGCCCCTGACAACGAATCTGCAAAGCGTGATCGCCTACGGAGTCGTTCCGCTGACGCTGTTGACGTTTGCAGCCACCCTGTTCGTCGGCCGACGTACGACCAAAACGATCCAGTAA
- a CDS encoding BNR-4 repeat-containing protein, giving the protein MRLPVATVFLLAVTAMPPACVWGQADEDQASTSPRTVDGYRGIWFTLGQFYGPSQDAGQVYAKVSRKPVFPFGDKYSGGLGTYTAKHVPLAIYDAAVDKTFFVYGGTTGANDRHLLCMISYYDHATHQVPRPVVVHDKDGVDDPHDNPSLSIDDDGHIWVFVSGRGRARPGFKYRSTLPHSIEAFELVSSEEMTYPQPHFIPGKGFLHLFTKYTGVRELYFETSLDGRTWTDDKKLASIRQPLENRTGHYQTSASHGGTVGTFFNRHPNGNVDRRTDIYYVKTDDMGAHWSTVDGTPLELPLYPVDSPARVVDYATQGLNVYAKDMGFDRDGHPVFLYVTSPAAEPGSPNDPRHFRITRWDGQQWKTNVICLTDHNYDMGSLYLSDDLWSIVIPSQVGPQAYQGGGEMAKWESRDQGESWNLTRQLTVNSPRNHNYARRPIGAKDPFYTFWADGDPTQISQSHLYFADSSGQKVYRLPYDMDQPLATPTPVGNESP; this is encoded by the coding sequence ATGCGATTGCCCGTTGCCACTGTTTTCTTGTTGGCCGTCACGGCGATGCCGCCCGCGTGCGTGTGGGGCCAGGCTGACGAGGACCAGGCTTCTACCTCGCCGCGCACGGTCGACGGCTACCGTGGCATCTGGTTCACGCTGGGGCAGTTCTATGGTCCCAGCCAGGATGCTGGTCAGGTTTACGCCAAGGTTTCGCGCAAGCCTGTGTTCCCATTTGGCGACAAGTATTCCGGTGGCTTGGGGACCTACACGGCCAAGCATGTGCCGCTGGCAATCTACGATGCTGCTGTCGACAAGACGTTCTTTGTGTACGGCGGGACCACCGGTGCCAACGACCGACATTTGCTTTGCATGATTTCCTATTACGACCATGCAACCCACCAGGTGCCGCGGCCGGTGGTGGTGCACGACAAGGACGGTGTCGACGACCCGCACGACAACCCCAGCCTTTCGATAGACGACGACGGACACATTTGGGTGTTTGTGTCGGGCCGCGGAAGGGCGAGGCCGGGATTCAAGTACCGCAGTACGCTGCCGCACAGCATCGAAGCCTTTGAACTGGTTTCGTCCGAAGAGATGACGTATCCGCAGCCGCACTTCATTCCCGGCAAAGGATTCCTGCACCTGTTCACCAAGTACACCGGAGTCCGTGAACTGTACTTTGAAACCAGCCTGGATGGTCGCACTTGGACCGATGACAAGAAACTAGCCAGCATCCGCCAACCGCTCGAAAATCGCACCGGCCACTACCAGACTAGTGCCAGCCACGGCGGCACGGTCGGTACGTTCTTCAATCGGCACCCCAACGGAAACGTCGATCGTCGCACCGACATCTACTATGTCAAAACCGACGACATGGGCGCCCATTGGTCGACCGTCGATGGCACACCGCTAGAACTTCCGCTGTACCCCGTCGATTCGCCGGCGCGAGTGGTCGACTATGCCACGCAGGGGCTGAACGTCTATGCCAAGGACATGGGTTTCGATCGGGATGGGCACCCCGTCTTTCTGTATGTCACCAGCCCCGCCGCCGAACCTGGGTCGCCCAATGATCCGCGGCATTTTCGAATCACACGATGGGATGGCCAGCAATGGAAGACTAACGTCATCTGCCTGACCGACCACAATTATGACATGGGCAGTCTGTATTTGTCTGACGATCTTTGGTCGATTGTGATCCCCAGCCAGGTTGGTCCTCAGGCCTACCAAGGTGGCGGCGAGATGGCAAAGTGGGAAAGCCGCGACCAGGGTGAATCGTGGAACCTGACTCGCCAACTGACCGTCAACAGTCCGCGCAATCACAACTATGCTCGCCGCCCGATCGGTGCCAAGGACCCGTTCTATACTTTTTGGGCCGATGGCGATCCCACGCAGATCAGCCAGAGCCATCTGTACTTTGCTGATTCCAGCGGCCAGAAGGTTTACCGCCTTCCCTACGACATGGATCAACCCTTGGCGACGCCGACGCCGGTGGGAAACGAATCGCCGTGA
- the larC gene encoding nickel pincer cofactor biosynthesis protein LarC: MARIAYFDCLSGISGDMTLGALVDLGADVSAIESAVRSMGLPELSMTSEIVKKCGFRAIQAHVNHPPEHAHRHLHHIHEMIDRATEVDTAAKDLAKKIFQEVAVAEAKVHNSTLEKVHFHEVGAIDSIADIVGTAVAFGLLGIETVAASPVPTGTGTITIAHGRVSIPAPATADILRGVPIAPSDIEAELTTPTGAAILKATSQSFGPVPGMTIDAIGYGAGTRDLEGQANVLRVLLGQTTDIASGPAGVEVDRAVVLESNIDDSTPEQLADCADRLFAAGALDVFQIPCTMKKGRAATMLSVIAPPSRVGTLEQIIFQHTSSIGIRRHQVDRHKLIRRSETIETKYGPVRGKVVELPGGGQRLTIEDDDARSLATDHQTTTAAIRYAATESWSRSNQ, encoded by the coding sequence ATGGCTCGCATCGCCTACTTCGATTGTCTCTCCGGTATCAGTGGCGATATGACTCTAGGGGCTCTGGTGGACCTAGGGGCCGATGTGTCGGCGATCGAGTCGGCGGTCCGCTCGATGGGGCTCCCAGAGCTGTCAATGACGTCGGAAATCGTTAAAAAGTGCGGTTTTCGGGCCATTCAGGCACACGTCAATCATCCCCCCGAACACGCTCACCGACACCTTCACCACATCCACGAGATGATCGACCGGGCCACGGAGGTGGACACCGCCGCGAAGGATCTGGCAAAGAAGATTTTCCAGGAAGTTGCCGTCGCCGAGGCCAAAGTGCACAACTCGACTCTAGAAAAAGTTCATTTTCATGAAGTCGGTGCGATCGATTCGATTGCCGATATTGTCGGAACGGCGGTCGCCTTCGGTTTGTTGGGGATCGAAACGGTCGCCGCATCGCCCGTTCCGACGGGGACTGGAACCATCACGATCGCCCATGGACGGGTCTCGATTCCGGCTCCCGCGACGGCGGATATCTTGCGGGGGGTGCCGATCGCGCCCAGCGATATCGAAGCCGAACTGACCACGCCAACCGGAGCCGCGATCCTGAAGGCGACTTCGCAGTCTTTTGGACCGGTCCCGGGGATGACCATCGACGCGATCGGCTACGGGGCCGGCACGCGTGATCTGGAAGGCCAGGCGAACGTACTGCGTGTGTTGCTGGGGCAGACCACCGACATTGCCAGCGGGCCTGCGGGCGTCGAGGTCGATCGAGCGGTGGTGTTGGAATCGAACATCGACGACTCCACCCCGGAACAACTAGCCGATTGTGCGGACCGCTTGTTCGCCGCCGGGGCACTCGATGTGTTCCAGATTCCCTGCACGATGAAGAAAGGGCGAGCCGCCACGATGCTGTCGGTGATCGCGCCGCCATCGCGTGTCGGCACTTTGGAACAGATCATTTTTCAACACACGTCATCGATCGGCATCCGACGCCACCAAGTCGATCGGCACAAATTGATCCGCCGCAGCGAAACGATCGAAACGAAGTACGGACCGGTCCGCGGCAAGGTCGTCGAATTGCCAGGCGGCGGGCAGCGATTGACGATCGAAGACGACGACGCCCGATCATTGGCGACCGATCACCAAACCACCACTGCCGCGATCCGCTACGCCGCCACCGAAAGCTGGAGCCGGTCCAACCAGTGA
- the ykgO gene encoding type B 50S ribosomal protein L36, which translates to MKVVSSIGALKYRHPDCQVVKRRGRIYVICKSNPKFKVRQGGAKVKKARR; encoded by the coding sequence ATGAAAGTTGTCAGCAGCATTGGCGCACTGAAGTATCGCCACCCCGATTGCCAGGTCGTCAAACGCCGCGGTCGCATCTACGTGATCTGCAAAAGCAATCCAAAATTCAAGGTCCGCCAAGGTGGCGCGAAGGTCAAAAAGGCCCGCCGCTAG
- a CDS encoding DUF4430 domain-containing protein, which produces MSIPTRLVPHTGSFHGVRRGSASALHALCLVIAMLVLVGCGGPAATLPESTDAATDDSLAKSGQVASGLVTIEVAIDGDTQTFTVDQVAEGTSLENVMRSVDGLDVDISGSGTTAFVNSIAGKATSASEGWTFTIDGEFANAGVGSTELTPPTSVAWKFTDSSALAQ; this is translated from the coding sequence ATGTCGATCCCAACCCGCCTCGTCCCCCATACCGGCTCCTTTCACGGCGTTCGTCGCGGATCCGCTTCGGCCCTCCACGCCCTGTGCTTGGTCATCGCTATGTTGGTCCTGGTCGGCTGTGGCGGGCCCGCAGCGACATTACCGGAATCGACCGATGCGGCGACCGACGATTCACTGGCCAAGTCCGGTCAAGTTGCCAGCGGCCTCGTCACGATCGAAGTCGCTATCGATGGCGACACCCAAACCTTTACCGTCGATCAGGTGGCCGAGGGGACCAGCCTGGAAAACGTAATGCGCTCCGTCGACGGCTTGGACGTCGATATCTCTGGCAGCGGAACGACCGCATTCGTCAACAGCATCGCGGGCAAGGCGACGTCGGCCAGCGAGGGCTGGACATTCACGATCGACGGCGAGTTCGCCAATGCAGGCGTCGGCAGCACGGAACTAACGCCACCGACCTCCGTGGCCTGGAAGTTCACCGACAGCAGCGCACTGGCACAGTAG
- a CDS encoding SHD1 domain-containing protein codes for MPAMMPVPSPNPSRRCVLSIIAALLLSILIVPDAIAQRKVIDPVRPGDKVEYKYFSDWNPAEVVDYANGVALLKYEWGSTETTRKYPLKDIRFPNDEGSWMVWSDASGKFRIEARLIGRDETHVTLRKADGTDAHVPIDQLSQSLQNQLAKIAGAVKKMHEESLVRVDDQIEVKIYSTWYPGTVLEIMPGGALVAYQSGSKTIEKEFQYDDMRYPNGEGPWREWVDSTGENKVTARYIMHDEQSVGLLREGGKRIRIPRDKLSRKLQSELNKATIFTRRPDEVDFALATSEFSASSGWMSFGTTLPDFQIDQLEMGPGEPSPKFDDGGFEFFVGGVGQVKMLETIGTDRQLIAIGVDAPKSKTNVQPTTLYWASLTDRKAYRGPNFLSDEILLAYSARQGRLLTAEVRGTWSTPVRFCSYRLKPGGKTAVPELKWSVPESRFASSSNDTQVKFLDDDRVLIGYGGNVGLWNLASQNMEYVVPSSGNAIGLSPDKKYFCTDQFSHCVFVETSSGKPIANLKHSSMAYFSEDGRYLVADARGGWGSNVYDSAEPGSIVYLPDAARRSDSSDTNFSLVTDGWLSDGRSVWSMARGILAWTYTSSSSGMKIVSQTAFGDKLLAVGTRGSDSQMSVLVGVATIPQAAAIAANDAVDDQKLYVLKRGVRISIDPAVTDARMLDGIRRAAANWDWVIDPASDLVVTASAGPGQHETRTYERSRFGFGSNRNDDFRETISVTPWVQSLSISQNGKRLWSTGQGGMPGMVMLREGDSLQAQVADSAKPSYSLFSTFEFPERVIAPKYANGLGTSLITPNGLEDHPVD; via the coding sequence ATGCCCGCAATGATGCCTGTCCCATCACCGAACCCGTCCCGCCGCTGCGTGCTTTCGATTATCGCTGCGTTGTTGCTAAGCATCCTGATCGTGCCGGACGCCATCGCGCAACGAAAGGTGATTGATCCGGTGCGTCCCGGTGACAAGGTCGAATACAAGTACTTCAGCGATTGGAACCCGGCCGAGGTGGTGGACTATGCCAATGGCGTTGCCCTCCTGAAATACGAATGGGGCAGCACCGAAACCACTCGCAAATATCCGCTCAAAGACATTCGGTTCCCCAATGACGAAGGGTCGTGGATGGTCTGGAGTGATGCGAGTGGGAAGTTCCGCATCGAAGCCCGCTTGATCGGTCGTGACGAAACCCACGTGACTCTCCGCAAGGCCGATGGTACCGACGCGCACGTTCCGATCGATCAACTTAGCCAATCGCTGCAAAACCAGTTGGCGAAGATCGCCGGCGCGGTCAAGAAAATGCACGAGGAATCGTTGGTCCGCGTTGACGATCAGATCGAAGTCAAAATCTATTCGACGTGGTACCCCGGTACCGTGCTAGAGATCATGCCCGGCGGTGCTTTGGTTGCATATCAATCCGGAAGCAAGACGATCGAGAAAGAGTTCCAGTACGACGACATGCGGTACCCCAACGGCGAAGGGCCGTGGCGTGAATGGGTCGATTCGACCGGTGAAAACAAAGTCACCGCAAGGTACATCATGCATGATGAACAAAGCGTTGGATTGCTTCGCGAAGGCGGCAAACGAATCCGTATCCCCAGAGACAAACTCTCTCGCAAACTGCAGTCCGAACTGAACAAGGCGACCATCTTCACGCGGCGCCCCGACGAAGTCGATTTTGCCTTGGCGACGTCAGAGTTCAGTGCCAGTTCCGGATGGATGAGCTTCGGAACCACGCTGCCGGATTTCCAAATCGATCAGCTGGAAATGGGACCGGGCGAACCGTCGCCGAAATTCGACGACGGCGGATTCGAGTTCTTTGTGGGTGGGGTAGGCCAAGTCAAGATGTTGGAAACGATCGGCACGGATCGTCAATTGATCGCGATCGGAGTCGACGCACCAAAATCGAAAACGAACGTGCAGCCGACAACGCTGTACTGGGCCAGCCTGACGGATCGAAAGGCGTACCGCGGACCGAACTTTTTGTCCGACGAGATCCTGTTGGCGTACTCCGCCCGGCAAGGCCGACTGTTAACCGCCGAAGTCCGCGGGACTTGGTCGACGCCAGTGCGATTTTGTTCCTATCGTCTAAAACCCGGCGGCAAAACAGCAGTCCCCGAACTGAAGTGGTCGGTTCCAGAATCCAGGTTCGCATCATCATCCAACGATACCCAGGTCAAGTTCCTGGACGACGACCGAGTGCTGATCGGCTACGGCGGCAACGTCGGGCTGTGGAACCTAGCCAGCCAAAACATGGAATACGTGGTGCCGTCTAGCGGCAATGCAATCGGTCTTAGCCCTGACAAAAAATACTTTTGCACAGACCAGTTCTCGCACTGCGTGTTCGTAGAGACGAGCAGCGGGAAACCGATCGCCAATTTAAAACACAGCTCAATGGCGTACTTTTCCGAGGACGGACGCTATCTGGTAGCCGATGCCAGAGGGGGATGGGGATCGAATGTCTACGACTCGGCTGAGCCGGGATCGATTGTCTATCTACCCGATGCCGCCCGACGAAGCGATTCAAGCGACACAAATTTTTCGCTGGTCACCGACGGTTGGCTCAGCGACGGACGATCGGTTTGGAGCATGGCTCGCGGCATCTTGGCCTGGACTTACACCAGTTCATCCAGCGGAATGAAAATCGTTAGCCAAACGGCATTCGGCGACAAACTGCTGGCGGTCGGCACCCGCGGTTCAGATTCGCAGATGTCGGTGCTGGTGGGAGTCGCAACGATTCCACAAGCGGCCGCGATCGCCGCCAACGACGCGGTCGACGACCAGAAACTGTACGTGCTGAAACGCGGAGTCCGAATTAGCATCGATCCGGCGGTGACCGATGCACGCATGTTGGACGGGATCCGCCGCGCCGCAGCGAATTGGGATTGGGTGATCGATCCCGCCAGCGATCTGGTGGTCACCGCCAGTGCCGGGCCGGGCCAGCACGAGACGAGAACCTACGAGCGATCGCGATTCGGGTTCGGCAGCAATCGAAACGATGATTTCCGAGAAACGATCTCGGTCACGCCATGGGTTCAATCGCTCAGCATTTCTCAAAATGGAAAAAGACTGTGGTCGACCGGACAAGGCGGCATGCCCGGGATGGTGATGTTGAGAGAAGGCGATTCCTTGCAGGCTCAAGTGGCCGATTCAGCCAAGCCATCCTATTCGCTCTTCAGCACCTTCGAGTTCCCCGAGCGAGTCATCGCGCCAAAGTATGCCAACGGCCTAGGCACCAGTCTGATCACCCCCAACGGCCTCGAAGACCATCCCGTCGACTGA